The Parus major isolate Abel chromosome Z, Parus_major1.1, whole genome shotgun sequence genome has a window encoding:
- the TBC1D2 gene encoding TBC1 domain family member 2A codes for MKKGPESGACTLAAPGDLVESDPDINSSNGTSAREKDILPSPGEQENVPLKNSTETSRKKLCGYLNKLGIKGPIKTWKSRWFFYDENKCRLLYYRTAQDINPLGSIDLSCASFDCKMENGEGVFEIRTPSRAFILKAISKQAMMYWLQQLQMRRWEFCNTQSRFPVGSTQLVNEPLAGRTNIVDNEDFLPLVKTPTEAVGLKAASLPAPQTSTALQNISLKHPWTEIQNTVYNICGSRQLWGNNVNVFRFDEFQEHPENVDEEQEAEVETGCPVKEGTLEDGRMGPRLNWIRRARWMNSGFLGSEELSREKNSADKVSVLQQQILTLTEEVKSQKELVKLLHKALEAAQQEKRVSSMYLTAAEDKDRLELVRHKVRQIADLTSRLEALEQEKKELEQILTLRDSHIQELKEHVQLLMEKNHAKQEVIMTLTEQMARELSDPLQEANTITVETLYKQQEEIEHLKDDIDAYKTQNQFLNSEIHQVTRLWTSVAENEKALLMKCACLQARNCQMESKYLTVLRKLQEAVPGLPSSHAELVKNLIQEALQWDVKEEAEESFNLNPVSEYDEYGFMTVPDYEIEDWKLLAKIQALEIKSNKLRSQEIVEKPLRDRWNSIGELNPSAELKNLIRSGIPVEHRQRVWSWMVSRHCSRVPGHYQRLLEQSRSTEHPACRQIELDLPRTLTNNKHFSSPTSQLIPKLRRVLLAFSWHNPAIGYCQGLNRLAAVALLVLEDEESAFWCLVYIVENLMPADYYSDTLITSQVDQRVFKDFLSEKLPRLMAHFEQYQIDVSLITFNWFLVAFVDSLVSDILLRVWDAFLYEGTKVIFRYALAIFKYNEEEILRIHDSVEIYQYLRFFTRMITDGRKLMNIAFNDLNPFPMKLLRNRRSTHREELEAELCELEQIKAAYVKERAEQRPQDPKEVVSEEEEES; via the exons ATGAAGAAAGGACCAGAAAGTGGAGCATGTACCCTTGCTGCTCCAGGTGATTTAGTGGAGTCAGATCCAGACATTAACAGCAGCAATGGAACCTCAGCAAGAGAGAAAGAcatccttccttctcctggaGAACAGGAAAATGTACCACTGaagaacagcacagaaacatccagaaaaaaactttGTGGCTATTTAAATAAGTTGGGCATCAAGGGGCCAATCAAGACCTGGAAGTCTCGCTGGTTCTTTTATGATGAAAACAAATGTCGCTTACTATACTACAGAACTGCCCAGGACATTAATCCCTTGGGGTCTATTGATCTCTCCTGTGCCAGCTTTGactgcaaaatggaaaatgggGAAGGAGTTTTTGAGATCAGAACACCAAGCAGAGCTTTTATTCTGAAG GCAATCAGCAAACAGGCAATGATGtactggctgcagcagctgcaaatgAGACGTTGGGAATTTTGCAACACTCAGAGCAGATTTCCTGTGGGCAGCACACAGCTCGTGAATGAACCTCTGGCTGGAAGAACAA ATATAGTTGACAATGAAGACTTTCTGCCTCTTGTGAAAACACCAACAGAAGCAGTGGGTTTAAAGGCAGCATCTTTGCCTGCACCCCAAACATCTACTGCCTTGCAGAACATCTCCCTTAAGCATCCATGGACAGAGATACA AAACACTGTCTACAATATTTGTGgttccaggcagctctgggggaacAATGTGAATGTCTTTAGATTTGATGAATTCCAAGAGCATCCTGAGAATGTGGATGAGGAGCAAGAGGCAGAAGTGGAGACAGGATGCCCAG TTAAGGAGGGGACCCTGGAAGATGGGAGGATGGGGCCCAGGCTGAACTGGATTAGGAGAGCCAGGTGGATGAACAGCGGCTTCCTAGGCTCTGAAGAATTATCAAGGGAGAAAAACTCAGCGGATAAAGTGAGTGTCCTTCAGCAACAAATTCTGACGCTCACAGAGGAAGTCAAGTCACAGAAG GAACTGGTCAAACTTCTCCACAAAGCTCTGGAGGCAGCCCAGCAGGAGAAGCGAGTATCTAGCATGTATCTCACTGCAGCAGAAGATaaggacaggctggagctggtgcGCCACAAAGTGAGACAAATTGCAGATCTGACAAGTCGACTGGAAGCTCTGGAACAAGAAAAGAAGGAACTGGAGCAGATACTGACTTTGAGAGACAGCCATATCCAGGAGCTCAAGGAACACGTGCAGCTTCTGATGGAGAAGAACCATGCCAAACAAGAAGTCATCATGACCTTGACAGAGCAGATGGCTCGAGAGCTCTCTGACCCCCTGCAAGAAGCCAACACTATCACTGTAGAGACATTGTataagcagcaggaggagattGAGCATCTGAAG GATGATATTGATGCATACAAAACCCAGAACCAGTTTCTCAATTCAGAGATCCACCAAGTTACTCGACTCTGGACAAGTGTTGCTGAGAATGAAAAGGCCCTTCTGATGAAG TGTGCCTGCCTGCAAGCAAGAAACTGCCAGATGGAGAGCAAATACCTGACAGTCTTAAGAaagctgcaggaggctgtgccTGGCCTGCCTAGCTCACATGCTGAATTGGTGAAGAATCTCATCCAGGAAGCTCTGCAGTGGGATgtgaaggaagaagcagaagaaagttTTAACTTGAATCCTGTAAG CGAGTATGATGAGTATGGATTTATGACTGTACCTGACTATGAAATTGAGGACTGGAAACTCCTGGCCAAAATCCAAGCCCTTGAGATAAAGTCCAACAAACTGCGGAGCCAGGAAATAGTGGAGAAGCCCCTCCGTGACAGATGGAACAGCATTGGAGAGCTGaacccctctgcagagctgaagaaTCTGATCCGAAGTGGCATTCCAGTGGAGCATCGGCAGCGGGTGTGGAGCTGGATGGTCAGCCGGCACTGCAGCCGTGTGCCTGGCCACTACCAgcggctgctggagcagagcaggagcactgAGCACCCTGCCTGCCGGCAGATTGAGCTTGACCTGCCCCGCACACTGACCAACAACAAGcatttttcctctcccaccTCACAGCTCATCCCCAAGCTCCGGAGGGTGCTATTGGCATTCTCCTGGCACAATCCTGCCATTGGATACTGCCAGGGATTGAACAG ATTGGCAGCTGTTGCTCTTCTGGTCCTAGAAGATGAGGAAAGTGCTTTCTGGTGTCTAGTCTATATTGTGGAGAACCTAATGCCGGCAGACTACTACAGTGACACACTAATAACGTCACAG GTAGATCAGAGAGTCTTCAAAGACTTCCTGTCTGAGAAGCTGCCTCGCCTCATGGCTCATTTTGAGCAGTATCAGATTGATGTCTCACTCATCACCTTCAACTGGTTTCTGGTGGCCTTTGTGGACAGCCTGGTCAGCGACATCCTCCTGCGAGTGTGGGATGCCTTCTTATATGAGGGAACCAAG GTCATTTTCCGCTATGCtcttgcaatttttaaatacaacGAGGAGGAAATCCTAAGAATTCATGACAGTGTGGAGATCTACCAGTACCTACGGTTTTTCACAAGGATGATCACGGATGGCAG GAAGCTGATGAACATTGCCTTCAATGACTTAAACCCCTTCCCCATGAAACTGCTGAGGAACCGCCGGTCAACgcacagggaagagctggaggcagagctgtgcgAACTTGAACAGATCAAGGCAGCCTATGTGaaagagagagcagagcagagacctCAGGACCCAAAGGAGGTTGTTagtgaagaggaagaagagagctAA